The Bacteroidota bacterium genome contains the following window.
GGCGTAGTTGGGATATTCCAGCAACAAAGGATCTGAAAAACCCAGGGCGCCAGCTGAATTGATTTGCTCCCGCATAAAACGTAGCGCATCCGCAGTAGCTACTTTTTGGGTGCGGGATGGTGATCGCGCTACTTCAAGGAGATGATAGAGGAGAAACGGCGTATAGGCAGCCCCTCCTTTTAATAAACCGTGGGTACGGCTGTGCCACCCGCCATCATCAGCCTGTTGCGTCCACAGATACGCAGCGGCCCGTGATTTGAGTTCAAGGGCTTGATCATATTCAGGAAACAACGCCGGCTGCTTTGGGTCGGCGCAACACAATAAAAAAAGCAGGAGGAGCGGCAAGAAAGCCACTCCTCCGCTTTGAAACACATATATGCCCTCAGCCCTCATTAGTCTGCCTGCTGCACAAGCAGTTCGCGATCACGGTCGGCCAGCATCGCCATAATAACCGCAGTTGTGCAAAAAACCGGACTCGTAATGCAATGGTGACCGGCCCAGCTTCCGTCTTCGTTCTGGATTCTGGCCAGCAGGTTATGTAAGCGAGCATACCACATTTCCCAATCTTCACCCCCCGTGACCACAAGAGATTCGCTCGTCATCATATGGCTTAGGAATTCTTCGCCACCGTTGTTGCCAAATCCTTTCAGAACTTCGTCATCCTTGAGCATTTGCCGCGTTGCTACATTTTGGGCATAGGCTTCTTCAAGCCGTTTTGCCTCTTCAGCATCGACACCCAGTTGCTCAAGGGCCTGGGGGCTCATGATTACATCCTCATCGAGCCGACCATCGCGTTTGCCTTGTTCAACAAGTTCTTGTGCCTTGCGTGCTTCTTTCGCTGTAGCGCGCTGGTTACTTGTAATGGTGTACAACGAGATTCCTGCTGCGCTTTCCGTTTTAACGCTGCCGGTCTGTGCATCCACATTACTTTTCTGGTACGCCCGCGATCTTTCGAGTACTTTTTTATCTATTTCAACGCCGGCTTCATCAGCAAATTCCAACGCGTTGTTTGCCATAGCAGACTGCAATACAGCAGCCCAACCACCCCGATCATTCCAACTGCCGTCGGCACTCTGCGCGGCTGCCAGTTTATCCAGACAGGTCTGCAACACGGCGCGTACGCGGTTTTCGAGTACAGGACGGTCATCCAGCGTTGGCAAAACACGGGTAAACAGTTGAGCAGCCATCGAAACGTCGATGTTTTGACCGAGTTTGGCCTGGGGTTGTGTCCCTGATATGGATGTAATGCTGGGCCCCTCTTTCGGGTGCGCCTCAACAAGTTCTACCATAAACAACAACGCTTTTTCGAGGTTTTCGCTGTACGGGCCCTTGTCGAGTGTATTGCCGGCACGGAGCAACGCCATCGCAGAAAACGCTGTTGTTGCAGGATCTACCTGCACTTCGCGTGGGTCACGGATGTCTTGCCGCGCGTGCGCGCCGGCGCCCCACCCACCATTGTCAAACTGCGCTGCGACAAGCCATGCAAGGCCACGCTCAACAAAAGCCGGCATAGGCTTCACATCTTCGTCTGGATGAATAAACGTAACCGGAGAGACGGTATGGGTGCCAGGTTGCCCAGCAGGCTGTGTAACAGGAAATGAAGCAGGGGTTAGGGGCGAAGACACCAGGTCGTAAGAAGTAACAATCTTTGGGCTATCCACAGCGCTCCATACGCCAAAGGAAGCCACAGCAAGCCCAAGGCCCGCCAGAATTAAATGTGCTGGTTTCATAAGATGCACCGATCATAAGTTTGTGAATATCGGGGCCGGGAGAATTGTATTTTCCTGATGATGTGTTCTTCCAGGAAATGAGTGCACGTACCAACTCTCGCATCAAAGTCTTCATACATGCTTCCAAAAGAAGTATCATGTTAACGGTGCCAATGCGACGAATATTGCTCAAAAACGGAACGTATCCCAAAAAAATCTGTTGTCAGGGGCGATCTAGTTGCACATAATTCGCATGATTAGTATCGACTGTGCCTGGTTGCAAATCCGTTCAGGCAGCAACTGGAAACAGAAACCATTTCGTTTCACATGTCAAAACTTCTGGCTTATTTATTTTTACTTGCAGCCTTTGTACTTCCCCAGGAAGGGCATGGACAGGTACTAAAAAAAGCATCGACAATCCCCGGGGGAGATTTTGCGCTCAGCGCTGCTCCAGCCGTTTACATGGATGGCGGCACCAACGATATAGGGCTCTTTCTTTACGGTCAATACGGGCTTGGCAGTAACACCAATTTTCGTGTGCGTGCGGGCTTTTTTGAGGCGGACAATTACATCGGGGGCAACTTTGAATGGACCTTGCGCCGAAGTGGGCCATCTTTCACGTTCTCACTCGGCGGCCATTACGTTAATGACCCAGCAGCCGATGTGACATTCAACTTAACGGTACCATTGAATAAAAACGTCGACCTGTACGGCGGACTCGATGCCGACCTTATTGTTGATGACGACCCCGACCTGCCACTGTGGACCTTCCTTGGCTTTTCCTACAGCGTTTTGGACCACGTTGATGTCCTGCTAGAATTCAACGCAGGAATTGTTGAAATTGCACCACACATTCTCTCGTCAGGTTTTGTTTTTTATTTTTAATTGACGACTTTTGAGAAATTGATCCTGCTTCCTACACACGATCATTAGTGCAGGAGATAGAGGGGAACGGACCGGAATGATCTGACGGGAAGCACACCCCACTTTGTGTACGATGGAAAGACGTAAGTTTATCAAAAAATCCGCGCTTGCCGTTACGGCAGGCGGACTTGTCGCCGGATGTAGCAGCGAATCCACCGGCAGTGCCGATGCGCCCGCTATCATAACCCAGCCAAACCTGCGCTGGCGGCTTATCTCAAGTTTCCCAAGATCGCTGGACACCATTTTTGGAGCAGCTGAGGTTTTTTCTCAGCGCGTGCACGCCCTCACGGATGGGCGATTCGACATACGTGTGTACCCTGCCGGCGAAATTGTACCCTACGACCAGGTACTGGAATCGGTACAAAAAGGTACCGTACAGATGGGCCATGCGGCCAGCTACTACTTCAAGGGAAAAAATCCGGCGCTGCCTTTCGACTGTAGCGTTCCGTTTGGCCTTACAGCCCGGCAACAGAATGCCTGGATGTACCACGGAGGCGGACTCGAGCTTATGCGAGAGTTGTTTAGCGACTTTAATGTCGTCAATTTCCCCGGTGGAAATACTGGCACACAGATGGGCGGCTGGTTCAGGAAAGAAATCAACGGACTGGCAGATTTGCGTGGGTTGAAAATGCGCATCCCGGGCCTGGGTGGCGAAGTGATGGATCGACTTGGCGTGGGCGTTGAGCAAATCGCCGGCGGCGAAGTGTACCCCGCGCTCGAACGAGGCGCGATCGATGCCGCAGAATGGGTTGGGCCGTACGACGATGAAAAACTCGGCTTTTACAAAGTTGCCCGCTATTACTACTATCCGGGATGGTGGGAGCCAGGCCCCGCATTGACGTTTTACATCAACCAGGATGAATGGGCCAAACTACCCAAGGTTTACCAGGAAGCCGTGACAACAGCTTCCACAGCAGCCTCTACGGCAATGCAAACAAGCTATGATGCCAAGAACCCACCAGCGTTTGCCCGGCTATTGGCAGAAGGCGTACAGGTCCGTCCTTTTCCGGCAGACATGATGGCTGCAGCTGAAAAGCATGCATTCGAAATTATGGAAAGTCAGGCAGCATCCGATGCTACGTATAACAAAGTCTTCACTGCTTTCAAGGAATTCCGCGAACAGTCTTATCGATGGTTTGCCGCAGCAGAGAATACATATGCTACTTATGCCTTTCGGGACAAGCTTCCTGCTACATGATTAAGAAAAACATCTGCGTTTACTGTTCATCCAGCAATTTACTGGACGACATTTATTACCTCGAAGCCCGACTGCTCGGCCAGCTTATGGCAAAACAGGGCTACGGCCTTGTTTATGGAGGCGGCAATGTGGGATTGATGGGGGTTATCGCAAAAGCCGTACATGAAAGCGA
Protein-coding sequences here:
- a CDS encoding TRAP transporter substrate-binding protein codes for the protein MERRKFIKKSALAVTAGGLVAGCSSESTGSADAPAIITQPNLRWRLISSFPRSLDTIFGAAEVFSQRVHALTDGRFDIRVYPAGEIVPYDQVLESVQKGTVQMGHAASYYFKGKNPALPFDCSVPFGLTARQQNAWMYHGGGLELMRELFSDFNVVNFPGGNTGTQMGGWFRKEINGLADLRGLKMRIPGLGGEVMDRLGVGVEQIAGGEVYPALERGAIDAAEWVGPYDDEKLGFYKVARYYYYPGWWEPGPALTFYINQDEWAKLPKVYQEAVTTASTAASTAMQTSYDAKNPPAFARLLAEGVQVRPFPADMMAAAEKHAFEIMESQAASDATYNKVFTAFKEFREQSYRWFAAAENTYATYAFRDKLPAT